The proteins below are encoded in one region of Drosophila santomea strain STO CAGO 1482 chromosome 3R, Prin_Dsan_1.1, whole genome shotgun sequence:
- the LOC120454407 gene encoding complex III assembly factor LYRM7: protein MSNLRRQVLSAFKKLHRTRQYVFQGDANALVAGRLKINESFLQNRNESSEDEIQKMIKLAQDVDLELRTNVIQAQKKEEGVYELRITPETTRLDNVVFNPDAIIEKPRRQRGAKNTEGCCGGAAMAALEAEVQDRNK, encoded by the exons ATGTCCAATTTGCGGCGCCAG GTCCTCAGTGCTTTTAAGAAGCTCCATCGTACACGACAATACGTGTTCCAGGGAGATGCTAATGCTCTGGTGGCAGGACGACTAAAAATCAACGAATCTTTCCTGCAGAATCGCAATGAAAGCAGCGAGGATGAGATTCAAAAG ATGATCAAGCTGGCACAGGATGTGGATCTAGAACTGCGCACAAATGTCATCCAAGCCCAGAAAAAGGAGGAAGGTGTTTATG AACTGAGGATCACGCCAGAGACAACGCGACTCGACAATGTGGTCTTCAATCCTGATGCGATCATCGAAAAACCGCGCAGGCAACGCGGCGCCAAAAACACTGAAGGTTGCTGCGGTGGCGCTGCGATGGCGGCCCTCGAAGCCGAGGTCCAGGATCGCAACAAATAG